TCAAGATCGTCTCGGCCTTCAACCGCACCGCCGCCGGCGTTGCCTCGATCTCGACCATCGACGTCAAGGTCGAGGACATCAAGCTTTACGAGGCTGGCACCGCTTCGGGCGTCAACAAGGGTATCCTCGACTCGAACCGCACCTCGGCAGGCGTCGAGGGCGCGGCCGATGCGGTGACGCTCGGCACCTATGACGCGAACGACACCTTCACGGTCTCGACTATGCAGCTGACCAACGGCACGCTGTTCGCCACGGATCAGCAGATCGGCCAGATGCTGGGCGTCGTCGAAAGCGCCATCAAGGACATGACGACGGCCGCCACCAATCTCGGCGCGGCAAAGAGCCGTGTCGACCTGCAGAAGACCTTCACGCAGAGCCTGACCGACTCGATCGATCGCGGCGTGGGCCAGCTCGTCGACGCCGACATGAACAAGGAATCGACCCGCCTGCAGGCCCTTCAGGTCCAGCAGCAGCTCGGTATCCAGGCGCTGTCCATCGCCAACGGCAACGCGCAGGGCATCCTGTCGCTCTTCCGCTAAGGCGGAGGTCGATATTTCCTAAGGGCAAGGGGCTTGCAAGGCCGCGTTCCGCAAGGAGCGCGGCCTTTGCTTTGCGGTCGCGGACGCGCGGAAGTCCGGGCAATCCGGCGTCAAACCGGGATATTTGCGCTCCACCCCGGGAGATTCAGTCTTCGGTAACCAGTCCTCTTATGCCGACGTTAGACTCTCCCTGTCATAAGTTGGGACAGATGACGGGTTGATCCCTGCGAGGGGGCTCATGGGCATGATGCCGCGCCGTCATACCGGTCAGGCCGGTATGTGAGTTCGAAGTCACGCGTAAGGGTACGTGCAACCATGGCCAGTATCATGACCAACGCCTCGGCGTTGACGGCTCTCCAGAGCCTGAATGCAACCAACAAGAATCTCGAGACGACGCAGGGCCGCATTTCGACCGGCTATCGCGTCGCCGAGGCTTCCGACAACGCAGCCTACTGGTCGATCGCGACCACCATGCGTTCGGACAACAAGGCGCTTTCGACCGTTCAGGACGCGCTGGGTCTCGGCGCC
The window above is part of the Rhizobiaceae bacterium genome. Proteins encoded here:
- a CDS encoding flagellin translates to MASIMTNASALTALQSLNATNKSLETTQSRISTGYRVAEASDNAAYWSIATTMRSDNKALGTVQDALGLGASKIDTAYTGMNKAIETANEIKVKLVAATGATDQDKAKIQTEIKALQDQLKSYADAATFSGTNMLSVNSGATATTAADVKIVSAFNRTAAGVASISTIDVKVEDIKLYEAGTASGVNKGILDSNRTSAGVEGAADAVTLGTYDANDTFTVSTMQLTNGTLFATDQQIGQMLGVVESAIKDMTTAATNLGAAKSRVDLQKTFTQSLTDSIDRGVGQLVDADMNKESTRLQALQVQQQLGIQALSIANGNAQGILSLFR